The proteins below come from a single Ruegeria sp. SCSIO 43209 genomic window:
- a CDS encoding phosphate/phosphite/phosphonate ABC transporter substrate-binding protein, protein MLSRRNFLGAAAASAALPVMAATDQGLKLAFIPQENPEKLLGDINVITGWLSEQMGVPVTGFVTFDHAAAVEALRNGDADISFMGALPFVLAEDQIGAVPLLSEVYRGQPSYSGRVFVRRDSGIETLADLRGHDIAFSDPVSESGYIYPLDLFVRAGLFSGTGDADSFFGQKFFAGGYQQAMQAMANGLVDAAGASQYADLYLTPDQQAEIRVLAESEQIPSHAIIARPDLDAGLQAKFIETMLRLNESENRHLLAYLYGPDGYLPADPSVYEGVRETARRYGFLK, encoded by the coding sequence ATGTTGTCGCGCCGCAATTTTCTGGGTGCTGCAGCCGCATCTGCAGCCCTGCCCGTAATGGCTGCAACTGACCAGGGGCTGAAGCTGGCCTTCATCCCGCAGGAGAACCCCGAAAAGCTGTTGGGTGACATCAACGTCATCACCGGCTGGCTTTCAGAGCAGATGGGCGTCCCGGTCACGGGGTTTGTCACGTTCGACCACGCTGCTGCCGTCGAGGCGTTGCGCAACGGTGATGCCGATATCTCGTTCATGGGAGCGTTGCCCTTTGTGTTGGCCGAAGACCAGATCGGCGCCGTACCGCTGTTGTCCGAGGTTTATCGCGGGCAACCCAGCTATTCGGGCCGTGTCTTCGTGCGACGTGACAGCGGTATCGAAACGTTGGCCGATCTCCGGGGACATGACATTGCCTTTTCTGATCCGGTCTCGGAATCCGGTTACATCTATCCGCTTGATCTGTTTGTGCGCGCCGGGCTGTTCTCGGGCACGGGCGATGCTGACAGTTTTTTCGGGCAGAAATTTTTTGCCGGTGGTTATCAGCAAGCGATGCAGGCCATGGCCAACGGACTGGTCGATGCTGCGGGCGCGAGCCAGTATGCAGATCTCTACCTGACTCCGGATCAGCAGGCCGAGATCAGGGTGCTCGCGGAATCAGAACAAATTCCCAGCCACGCAATCATTGCCCGCCCTGATCTGGACGCCGGGCTGCAGGCAAAGTTCATTGAAACCATGCTGCGCCTCAACGAGAGTGAGAACCGTCACCTGCTGGCTTACCTTTACGGCCCGGACGGCTATCTCCCTGCAGATCCATCGGTTTACGAAGGCGTGCGCGAAACTGCGCGGCGGTATGGGTTTCTGAAATGA
- a CDS encoding phosphonate ABC transporter ATP-binding protein, giving the protein MNPVVSLNAVSQHFASAAALSDVSLSVQPGESVALLGPSGAGKSTLLALLDGRSSGWQGEAQVLGKSLLATGIPSREDRANTGFVFQEFALVDRQSVYQNVMNGRMGRMTIWSSLWGRFREEDHMCVTRALQDTGLSDLASRRADQLSGGQRQRVAIARCLAQEPELILADEPVSNLDPAHAERILSLITSSARSRETGVIFSSHQPDLSRRFAERIIGLRDGVVLFDKPSAQLTSGDIDELYHGAGVTSGLRVVS; this is encoded by the coding sequence ATGAACCCTGTAGTTTCACTCAACGCGGTATCGCAGCACTTTGCCAGTGCGGCAGCTCTTTCAGATGTTTCGCTGTCGGTGCAGCCCGGTGAAAGCGTCGCGCTACTCGGTCCTTCGGGTGCGGGCAAATCAACGTTGCTGGCGTTGTTGGATGGTCGTTCGAGCGGTTGGCAGGGAGAGGCCCAGGTGCTGGGCAAGTCACTTTTGGCAACAGGAATTCCATCCCGCGAGGACCGTGCCAATACTGGCTTTGTCTTCCAGGAATTCGCATTGGTTGATCGGCAGAGTGTTTATCAGAATGTGATGAACGGTCGGATGGGCCGGATGACTATCTGGTCCTCACTCTGGGGTCGGTTTCGGGAAGAGGACCATATGTGTGTGACACGAGCGCTTCAGGATACGGGGCTGTCCGATCTGGCAAGCCGCCGTGCCGATCAGTTGTCGGGTGGACAACGGCAGCGCGTTGCGATTGCCAGATGTCTGGCACAAGAACCCGAGTTGATCCTTGCGGATGAGCCCGTCAGCAATTTGGACCCTGCTCACGCCGAACGCATTCTGAGCCTGATCACCAGCTCTGCACGTAGCCGCGAAACCGGCGTCATTTTCAGCTCGCATCAGCCCGACCTGTCACGCCGCTTTGCTGAGCGCATCATAGGCCTGCGAGATGGCGTGGTATTGTTCGACAAACCGTCGGCTCAGTTGACCAGCGGGGACATCGATGAACTGTATCACGGTGCCGGTGTCACATCGGGGCTGCGTGTAGTCAGTTGA